CACCGAGGTGAGGAAGGCGCGCGAGGCACCGGCGAAAATCGCCGCCATGCACACCAGCGCAGCCACGCGCGGATCCACCTGCAACCACGGCAGCCAGCTCACGCAGAGCAGGCCAAGCACGCCACCCAGGGCGCTGCCGATGGTGAACAGCGGCGCCAACGTACCGCCCGAGGTACCGCTGCCCAATGCCACCGACCACGACAACAGCTTCATCAGGCACAACGCCAACATGCCGGTGAAGCCGATCTGGCCGGCAATGAGCGCACCGATATTGTTGTAGCCCACGCCCAGCGTGGCCGGCATGAAGTAGCCCACCACACCCACCACGACACCGCCGATGGCGGGCCACCACATCCAGTGGATGGGCAATTTTTCGAAACCGTCTTCAATGGCGTAGGTGAGCTTGGTGATGCCCACGCTGGCCACGCCAGTGATGATGCCCATGACGATGTACGCCACCACGGCACTGAGCGCGGGCGTGGCGACGGCGGGCATCGCGAACATCGGTTCGTTGCCTTCGAGCATGTAGCGCACGGCCGTACCCATGACGGCGGCCAGCGCAACGGGGATCAGCGAACGCGCACGGCGTTCGAACAACAGCAGTTCGATGGCCAGCAGCACGGACGAAATAGGCGCGGAGAACACCGCCGCCATACCGGCTGCAGCGCCAGCGGCAAGGAGTGTCTTGCGCTCATCCGCCGTCACGTGCAGCAGCTGCCCCACCAGCGAACCCAACGCGCCGCCGGTCGCGATGATCGGGCCTTCCGCACCGAACGGGCCGCCGGTACCGATGGCAATGGCCGACGACACCGGCTTCAGCCAGGTGATGCGCGGCGGGATCTTGCTTTCGTTGAGCAGCACCTGCTCCATTGCCTCGGGAATACCGTGGCCGCGGATGGCGCGCGAACCCCAGCGCGCCATGACGCCGACAACAAGGCCACCGATCACCGGCACCACGATGACCCACAAGCCCA
The nucleotide sequence above comes from Dyella telluris. Encoded proteins:
- a CDS encoding chloride channel protein translates to MPRRFRPLGRRVLWICFLAMVLGSVVALVARLLTGLIGLVTNLAFYGRISTEFSSPAGNHLGLWVIVVPVIGGLVVGVMARWGSRAIRGHGIPEAMEQVLLNESKIPPRITWLKPVSSAIAIGTGGPFGAEGPIIATGGALGSLVGQLLHVTADERKTLLAAGAAAGMAAVFSAPISSVLLAIELLLFERRARSLIPVALAAVMGTAVRYMLEGNEPMFAMPAVATPALSAVVAYIVMGIITGVASVGITKLTYAIEDGFEKLPIHWMWWPAIGGVVVGVVGYFMPATLGVGYNNIGALIAGQIGFTGMLALCLMKLLSWSVALGSGTSGGTLAPLFTIGSALGGVLGLLCVSWLPWLQVDPRVAALVCMAAIFAGASRAFLTSVVFAFETTQQPHGLLPLLGACAAAYLVSGLMMRNTIMTEKIARRGVRVPAEYAADWLERIAVGDACSREVVSLRAAETVGEVQAWLATDTAPAKHQGFPVLDGEGHLLGVVTRRDLLRASTPAEATVQSLLARPPIVVREDHTLREAADHMVEADVGRLVVVGKDGRRMVGIITRGDLLKAHARRLREAHETSRHLGAKTKPAV